From the genome of Caminibacter pacificus, one region includes:
- the der gene encoding ribosome biogenesis GTPase Der has protein sequence MLKIAILGKPNVGKSSFFNRVLRQRDAIVSEKAGTTRDIKKRIVSLDDELEDIILLDTGGLEERDELFEKVKQKALDVAKKADLILYMVDAKTIPDEKEIEYVRTLQRLNKPMILVVNKVDNDKLMENVYNFYELGIEEVYPISIAHNRGVGKLIERIKDYIPKKPRVIQEATSIEEDIPLEELFSEEDQNEDLETLKEIKVAIVGRVNVGKSSLLNALVGEERAIVSDVDGTTIDPIDESIWFDGYNITFIDTAGIRRRGKIKDIEKYALMRTEKVLKEADVAILVLDSKEGIVELDEKIGGLIQKHKNAVIIVANKWDEAKMDYKKFETEVRDRFKFLYYAPFMVVSAKTKRNLDKLKEKIIYVYGNYTKRVPTSKLNEWIKEATQRHHLPTDIRGREIKIYYATQFGIKPPTIALVMNKPKLHFSYERYLINFIRSKEDFTGTPIVLIPREKGSKNEKD, from the coding sequence ATGTTAAAAATAGCAATACTTGGTAAGCCGAACGTTGGAAAGAGCAGTTTTTTCAACAGAGTGCTTAGACAAAGAGACGCGATAGTCAGCGAAAAAGCAGGTACTACTCGCGATATAAAAAAGAGAATAGTCTCCCTTGATGACGAACTTGAGGATATTATTTTACTTGATACGGGAGGGCTTGAAGAGAGAGACGAACTTTTTGAAAAAGTAAAACAAAAAGCTCTTGATGTTGCTAAGAAAGCCGATTTGATTCTTTATATGGTGGATGCCAAAACTATCCCCGATGAAAAAGAGATAGAATACGTAAGAACTCTTCAAAGATTAAATAAACCTATGATTTTGGTTGTTAATAAAGTAGACAACGACAAATTAATGGAAAACGTCTATAATTTTTACGAACTCGGAATAGAAGAAGTTTATCCGATATCGATAGCTCACAATAGAGGAGTCGGGAAATTAATTGAAAGAATCAAAGATTATATTCCTAAAAAACCGAGAGTTATCCAAGAAGCTACCTCTATTGAAGAAGATATTCCTCTTGAAGAGCTTTTTAGCGAAGAAGACCAAAACGAAGATTTGGAAACTCTAAAAGAGATTAAAGTTGCGATAGTCGGTCGTGTAAATGTCGGGAAAAGCTCTTTACTTAACGCTCTTGTTGGAGAAGAAAGAGCGATAGTTAGTGATGTTGACGGAACGACTATCGACCCGATTGACGAGAGTATTTGGTTTGATGGCTATAATATCACTTTTATCGATACGGCCGGAATTAGAAGAAGAGGAAAAATAAAAGATATAGAAAAATACGCTCTTATGAGAACAGAAAAAGTCCTAAAAGAAGCGGATGTCGCTATTTTGGTGCTTGATAGTAAAGAAGGAATAGTCGAGCTTGACGAAAAAATCGGTGGTCTTATCCAAAAACACAAAAACGCCGTAATAATCGTCGCAAATAAATGGGATGAAGCCAAAATGGATTATAAAAAATTCGAAACCGAAGTAAGAGATAGATTCAAATTCCTTTATTACGCTCCGTTTATGGTAGTGAGTGCCAAAACGAAAAGGAATCTTGATAAATTAAAAGAAAAAATTATTTACGTATATGGCAACTATACAAAAAGAGTACCTACCTCAAAACTTAACGAATGGATAAAAGAAGCGACTCAAAGACACCATCTACCTACCGATATCAGAGGAAGAGAAATCAAAATTTACTATGCAACGCAATTCGGTATTAAACCTCCGACTATTGCGCTTGTGATGAATAAACCGAAACTTCACTTCTCATATGAGAGATATTTGATTAACTTTATTCGTTCAAAAGAAGATTTTACGGGAACGCCTATCGTTCTTATACCAAGAGAGAAAGGAAGCAAGAATGAAAAAGATTAG
- a CDS encoding TIGR04219 family outer membrane beta-barrel protein encodes MKKISIAALLITGIASFASADLFSVSAGAGYEQQKISGYAKNGDTINYFGSVSSYGGTVGYLGLKDENNPYVWVKLIHPIPLLPNIKLQYTRYDSTGHSNYIAGNVKIGKVYINGAIINADTSQKINSYDVTLFYEFKPVFADFEFGAGVDIWQGHTKIYGTEQNTGVTKYWVDNDWTVILPYVYGNVETMQFFGFSALGYVKWAKAGDNHHYEYLGALKYTIDVPGPINPFVKLGYKYKEVYGTDGDTTTKLQYKGAFLELGAKF; translated from the coding sequence ATGAAAAAGATTAGTATAGCGGCACTACTAATAACGGGAATTGCAAGTTTTGCGAGTGCCGATTTATTTAGTGTGAGTGCAGGTGCTGGGTATGAACAGCAAAAAATTAGCGGTTATGCGAAAAACGGAGATACTATCAACTACTTCGGTAGTGTGAGTAGTTATGGAGGAACTGTCGGATATTTAGGTTTGAAAGATGAAAATAATCCGTATGTGTGGGTAAAACTTATTCATCCGATTCCTCTACTTCCTAATATTAAATTACAATATACGAGATACGATTCAACAGGTCATAGTAACTATATCGCTGGTAACGTAAAAATCGGAAAAGTTTATATTAACGGAGCTATAATCAACGCTGACACTTCTCAAAAAATCAACTCTTACGATGTAACTTTATTTTACGAATTCAAACCGGTTTTTGCGGATTTTGAATTTGGTGCGGGTGTTGATATATGGCAAGGACATACGAAAATTTACGGAACCGAACAAAATACCGGTGTGACGAAATATTGGGTGGATAACGATTGGACGGTAATATTGCCTTATGTTTACGGAAACGTAGAAACAATGCAATTTTTCGGATTTTCGGCACTCGGTTATGTAAAATGGGCGAAAGCCGGAGATAATCACCATTATGAATATTTAGGAGCTCTTAAATATACGATTGACGTACCGGGTCCTATCAATCCTTTTGTAAAATTAGGATATAAATACAAAGAAGTATACGGAACTGACGGAGATACTACTACAAAACTTCAATATAAAGGTGCTTTTTTAGAGCTTGGCGCTAAATTTTAA